One genomic region from Terriglobus aquaticus encodes:
- a CDS encoding molybdenum cofactor synthesis domain-containing protein translates to MADPTPLAPAAPAADDTVPASLGFAVLTVSDTRAAETDSSGDILADRIRAAGHQAVARALLRDDAVAISAQLREWIAHPRIHVVVSTGGTGVTGRDVTPEAFRAVLTKELPGFGEVFRALSFRKIGLAAIQSRALGGVAENTYLFALPGSNGAVRDAWDDILSHLFAPGSGNCNLAVLIPRLEE, encoded by the coding sequence ATGGCCGATCCCACACCGCTCGCCCCCGCCGCTCCCGCTGCCGACGACACCGTGCCGGCCTCCCTGGGATTCGCCGTGCTGACGGTGAGCGACACCCGCGCCGCAGAGACGGACAGCAGCGGAGACATCCTGGCCGACCGCATTCGCGCGGCCGGGCACCAGGCGGTTGCGCGCGCCCTGCTGCGGGACGATGCGGTGGCGATCTCCGCACAGTTGCGCGAGTGGATCGCCCATCCCCGCATCCACGTGGTGGTGAGCACGGGCGGCACCGGCGTGACCGGCCGCGACGTAACGCCCGAGGCATTTCGCGCGGTGCTGACCAAGGAGCTGCCCGGGTTTGGTGAAGTGTTTCGCGCGCTCAGTTTTCGCAAAATCGGCCTGGCCGCGATCCAGTCGCGCGCCCTGGGCGGCGTGGCAGAGAACACCTACCTGTTCGCTCTGCCGGGGTCGAACGGAGCTGTTCGCGATGCCTGGGACGACATCCTGTCGCACCTGTTCGCGCCGGGCAGCGGCAACTGCAACCTGGCTGTGCTGATACCGCGCCTGGAGGAGTAG
- a CDS encoding DNA polymerase domain-containing protein translates to MAKADDAAVLSIAGHEVRITNPGKPYFSREAQLSKLQLVEFYLSVAGGAGSGALGGVFERPFVLKRFVNGAHEEPFYQKRAPDNLPPYVRTVTLHFPSGRTADEVVIDNAAALAWAVNLGCIELHPHPVRVADLDHPDELRIDLDPGPGVGWNAVRSVARVVKSVMDEAGLRAWPKTSGSRGMHVNVRIEPRWGFTEVRRAALAVAREVERRAPEIASSKWWKEERHGVFLDYNQNAKDRTTCSAYSVRPLPDARVSTPLHWDEVMTCDPAAFTVFTVPERFASQSDPHAAMNQHAGSLEPLLAMAERDEANGIGDAPWPPHFKKMEGEPARVQPSKARSVGAKSAPKKAAKKKASADEETANGESEEAVTEGADGSNAPPKPTGRRQSKMPLISIGQGQVRAEVEAGLERWKARHPQAAALLAEDDILLDRMRGSAYVWYRIRVNLRHIPEAERPPQETLDPDDDPTRKWRESEG, encoded by the coding sequence ATGGCGAAGGCGGATGACGCAGCGGTTCTGTCCATTGCGGGGCATGAGGTTCGGATCACCAACCCGGGAAAGCCGTACTTTTCGCGCGAGGCGCAACTCTCCAAGTTGCAACTCGTCGAGTTCTACCTGAGCGTTGCGGGTGGGGCTGGATCAGGCGCACTCGGCGGCGTGTTTGAGCGGCCATTTGTGCTGAAGCGCTTCGTCAACGGGGCGCACGAGGAGCCGTTCTACCAGAAGCGCGCGCCCGACAACCTGCCGCCGTACGTGCGGACTGTGACCCTGCATTTCCCGTCAGGCCGTACCGCGGACGAGGTCGTGATCGACAATGCCGCCGCGCTGGCCTGGGCGGTCAATCTTGGCTGCATCGAACTGCACCCGCACCCGGTGCGCGTGGCCGACCTGGACCACCCCGACGAGCTCCGCATCGACCTGGACCCCGGCCCAGGCGTGGGCTGGAACGCGGTGCGATCCGTCGCCAGGGTCGTGAAGTCGGTGATGGACGAGGCCGGCCTGCGCGCCTGGCCCAAGACCAGCGGATCGCGCGGCATGCACGTGAATGTGCGCATCGAGCCTCGCTGGGGCTTCACCGAGGTGCGCCGCGCCGCCCTTGCGGTGGCACGCGAGGTGGAGCGCCGCGCACCGGAGATCGCCAGCAGCAAATGGTGGAAGGAAGAACGCCACGGCGTCTTCCTGGACTACAACCAGAATGCCAAGGACCGCACCACATGCTCGGCGTATTCGGTGAGGCCGCTGCCAGACGCGCGAGTGTCGACCCCGCTGCACTGGGACGAGGTGATGACCTGCGACCCCGCCGCGTTCACGGTGTTCACCGTTCCGGAGCGCTTTGCGTCGCAAAGCGACCCGCACGCGGCCATGAACCAACACGCGGGATCGTTGGAGCCGCTGCTCGCCATGGCCGAGCGCGACGAAGCGAACGGTATTGGCGACGCACCCTGGCCGCCGCACTTCAAGAAGATGGAGGGCGAGCCCGCGCGCGTGCAGCCCTCCAAAGCGCGCAGCGTCGGCGCGAAGTCCGCCCCGAAGAAAGCAGCTAAGAAGAAGGCCTCTGCCGATGAAGAGACAGCGAACGGCGAGAGCGAAGAAGCCGTCACAGAAGGCGCGGACGGCAGCAACGCGCCGCCAAAGCCGACCGGCCGCCGCCAATCGAAGATGCCGCTCATCAGCATCGGCCAGGGTCAGGTTCGCGCCGAGGTGGAAGCAGGGCTGGAGCGTTGGAAGGCGCGTCATCCGCAAGCTGCGGCGCTGCTTGCCGAGGACGACATCCTGCTGGACCGCATGCGCGGCAGTGCGTATGTCTGGTACCGCATCCGGGTTAACCTGCGACACATTCCAGAAGCGGAGCGACCCCCACAGGAGACGCTCGATCCGGATGACGACCCCACCCGCAAATGGCGCGAGAGCGAGGGTTGA
- a CDS encoding two-component system sensor histidine kinase NtrB gives MAAAIGIATADPIHTRVLDAAVIHIGFTPLVLDPSHTFASMEETRVELILAETEVASRLMREMQRNRKADDPYRPAIIAIVPKADGIVEQDTPAPYDGVMILPQPPAQIAAQLSVAVYAHRAFAQRFENAMDELKLHRQVFHSVTSGISVSSATDPDLPLTYVNPSFEVLTGYSLEESIGKNCRFLQGDERNQPGLVLVREAIAEQRETKVVLRNFRKDGTPFWNELSLSPIRDREGKVTHFVGIQTDVTARVEFEAALRESEKLAVAGRLAASIAHEINNPLESVTNLVYLAERSDSLDESKRYLNQVDSELRRINLITAQSLRFTRQSTHPQAVLLQELVDVTLDLSKARIQAANVTVERRAQSHRHIVCMESEIRQVVHNLVRNSVDAMKNRGGGRLFVRTAETTHEGTPGVVLTVADQGGGIPGKDLNEIYRPFFSTKGNQGTGLGLWISSEIVQRHHGHIQVRSCTEGRFQGTVFRVFLPFQGVAAGESPRKG, from the coding sequence TTGGCAGCAGCAATTGGGATCGCCACCGCCGATCCCATTCATACCCGCGTGCTCGATGCAGCGGTGATACACATTGGGTTTACTCCTCTTGTCTTGGATCCGTCTCACACGTTTGCCAGCATGGAAGAGACTCGGGTCGAGTTGATCCTGGCGGAAACGGAGGTCGCCTCGCGGCTGATGCGCGAAATGCAGCGCAACCGAAAGGCTGACGACCCATACCGGCCGGCGATCATCGCCATCGTGCCCAAGGCAGACGGCATTGTGGAACAGGACACGCCCGCGCCGTACGACGGCGTGATGATTCTGCCGCAGCCGCCCGCACAGATCGCTGCACAGTTGAGCGTGGCCGTGTACGCCCACCGTGCCTTTGCGCAGCGATTTGAGAATGCAATGGACGAGTTGAAGCTGCACCGCCAGGTGTTTCACTCCGTCACCAGCGGCATCAGCGTGTCCAGCGCCACTGATCCCGATCTCCCACTCACTTACGTCAACCCGTCGTTTGAGGTGCTGACCGGGTACAGCCTGGAAGAGTCCATTGGCAAGAACTGCCGCTTCCTGCAGGGCGATGAGCGGAATCAGCCGGGCCTGGTGCTGGTGCGTGAGGCCATCGCGGAACAGCGGGAAACCAAGGTCGTCCTGCGCAACTTCCGCAAGGACGGCACGCCATTCTGGAATGAGCTGTCCTTGTCGCCCATCCGCGATCGCGAAGGCAAGGTGACTCATTTCGTCGGCATCCAGACGGATGTGACTGCGCGCGTGGAGTTCGAAGCGGCCCTGCGCGAAAGTGAGAAGCTGGCCGTGGCTGGCCGGCTTGCCGCGTCCATTGCGCACGAGATCAACAATCCGCTGGAGAGTGTGACCAACCTGGTCTACCTGGCCGAGCGCAGCGACAGCCTGGACGAATCAAAGCGCTACCTGAATCAGGTGGATAGCGAACTTCGCCGGATCAACCTGATCACCGCGCAGTCGCTTCGCTTCACACGGCAAAGCACACATCCGCAGGCCGTTCTGCTGCAGGAGCTGGTGGACGTGACGCTGGACCTGTCGAAGGCGCGCATCCAGGCGGCGAATGTGACTGTAGAACGCCGCGCGCAGTCGCATCGCCACATCGTCTGCATGGAAAGCGAGATCCGGCAGGTGGTTCACAACCTGGTGCGCAACTCAGTGGATGCGATGAAGAACCGGGGCGGCGGACGACTGTTCGTGCGCACTGCGGAAACCACCCACGAGGGAACACCGGGCGTCGTGCTGACGGTGGCGGATCAGGGCGGAGGCATTCCCGGGAAGGACCTGAACGAGATCTATCGACCGTTCTTCAGCACCAAGGGAAACCAGGGCACCGGCCTCGGCCTTTGGATCAGCAGTGAGATCGTGCAACGGCACCACGGCCACATTCAGGTGCGAAGCTGCACCGAGGGCAGGTTCCAGGGCACGGTCTTCCGCGTCTTTCTGCCGTTCCAGGGTGTGGCAGCCGGCGAGTCCCCGCGCAAGGGCTAA
- a CDS encoding histidine triad nucleotide-binding protein: MTDAATQPTIFARIVRGEVPCNKVYEDETCLAFHDVSPVAPVHVLVIPKAPVESLGHIDGSHEAMLGHLLMKAGEIGQQLCPDGFRVVANTGSDGGQTVAHLHLHILGGRAMGWPPG; the protein is encoded by the coding sequence ATGACCGACGCCGCGACACAGCCCACCATCTTTGCCCGCATCGTGCGCGGCGAGGTGCCCTGCAACAAGGTGTACGAAGATGAAACGTGCCTCGCGTTTCACGACGTTTCCCCCGTCGCCCCGGTGCATGTGCTCGTGATCCCGAAGGCGCCGGTGGAGTCGCTGGGCCACATCGATGGCTCGCACGAGGCCATGCTTGGCCACTTGCTGATGAAGGCCGGCGAGATCGGTCAGCAGCTTTGCCCGGACGGCTTCCGCGTAGTCGCGAACACCGGAAGCGATGGCGGCCAGACGGTCGCGCACCTGCACCTCCACATCCTTGGCGGACGCGCGATGGGCTGGCCCCCGGGCTAG
- the yajC gene encoding preprotein translocase subunit YajC → MSPFALLLLQASGFGGLSLLLPVVLIGFVLLTAIPQQRKQKAWNEMLTKLKSGDRVTTNGGIRGQIVSLKDDSVIVRVQPDGVKLEFVKSAIASVTTEEDASA, encoded by the coding sequence GTGTCACCTTTCGCACTTCTGCTTCTTCAGGCGTCCGGCTTCGGCGGACTCAGTCTCCTCCTCCCGGTGGTCCTCATCGGCTTTGTGCTGCTGACCGCTATTCCGCAACAGCGCAAGCAAAAGGCGTGGAACGAGATGCTGACCAAGCTGAAGAGCGGTGATCGCGTGACCACCAACGGCGGCATCCGCGGCCAGATCGTCAGCCTCAAGGACGATTCGGTGATCGTCCGCGTGCAGCCCGACGGCGTAAAGCTGGAGTTCGTGAAATCCGCCATTGCCAGCGTGACCACTGAAGAGGACGCATCGGCTTAG
- the secF gene encoding protein translocase subunit SecF, with amino-acid sequence MELFQNTNIDWLGKKWYFLGFSLIFSIAGVFSMLFWHGVPKGIDFKGGTQVRVSFPSAPNEDHMRRAMDAAGIHDASIQRLNGDNGYEAVVTLPQTTDQAAIGARTAVEQALQNDYHDSTFKVQDAYTVGPTAGAQLTRQAGWAILWSLIGMLVYLWFRFEFIYGAAAVIAVFHDTLITIGFFSLLNTEITLTVVAAILTLVGYSMNDTIVVFDRIRENLQTMRRSTLSEVVNKSINQTLSRTILTSGLTFLTVLSLFLFGGEVLHGFSLALVIGILIGTYSSIAVAAPMLVAWTDWRASEGKRTALPAAKRVAV; translated from the coding sequence ATGGAACTCTTCCAGAACACAAACATCGACTGGCTCGGCAAGAAGTGGTACTTCCTCGGCTTCTCGCTCATCTTCTCCATCGCCGGCGTCTTCAGCATGCTCTTCTGGCACGGCGTGCCTAAGGGCATCGACTTCAAGGGCGGCACGCAGGTGCGCGTCTCGTTCCCGTCCGCGCCCAACGAGGACCACATGCGCCGCGCGATGGACGCTGCCGGCATTCACGATGCCAGCATCCAGCGGCTGAACGGCGACAACGGCTATGAAGCCGTCGTTACCCTGCCGCAGACGACCGACCAGGCCGCCATCGGCGCGCGTACTGCCGTCGAGCAGGCGTTGCAGAACGATTACCACGACAGCACCTTCAAGGTGCAGGACGCCTACACCGTCGGCCCCACCGCCGGCGCGCAGCTCACGCGGCAGGCCGGCTGGGCCATCCTGTGGTCGCTCATCGGCATGCTCGTGTACCTGTGGTTCCGGTTCGAGTTCATCTATGGCGCCGCCGCCGTGATCGCCGTCTTCCACGACACGCTCATCACCATCGGCTTCTTCTCGCTCTTGAATACCGAGATCACGCTGACCGTGGTCGCCGCCATCCTCACGCTGGTCGGCTATTCCATGAACGACACCATCGTGGTCTTCGACCGCATCCGCGAAAATCTGCAGACCATGCGTCGCTCCACCTTGAGCGAGGTCGTGAACAAGAGCATCAACCAGACGCTGTCGCGAACCATCCTCACCTCGGGTCTCACCTTCCTCACTGTGCTTTCGCTGTTCCTCTTCGGCGGCGAGGTCCTGCACGGCTTCTCGTTGGCGCTGGTCATCGGCATCCTCATCGGCACGTACTCGTCGATCGCGGTCGCTGCGCCCATGCTGGTGGCGTGGACCGACTGGCGCGCCAGCGAGGGCAAGCGCACGGCTCTGCCGGCCGCGAAGCGCGTAGCGGTCTAG
- the secD gene encoding protein translocase subunit SecD has product MQTNLRGKVVAIIAVLLVFLYGIFGIPHGSLKQTLTDRIHLGLDLRGGTHLVLQVHTDEAIAAQSDSDQQRLQLSLKDIAPAATVTKPDAKQPVLVVNNVPADKSKAVDDLITGNTYGDYDVSSQQGGFKLAMKQSAIKALRERTLDTSIETIRGRVDSLGVSEPVIQKYGLGEDQILVELPGVSDIDQVRRIVQSTARLEIHEVLGTQGQAPSYNTKEEADAAAIGQDAVVLQGGNNGDDTKWWVLRRIPIVQGPDFRDARPSKDEAGRDDVSFNLTTAAGDRFYDYTSANIGKYMAIVLDNKVKEVASINGSIRDNGQISGGFTRQAANDLSLMLRTGSLPASITYLEAHSVGPSLGASSIRQGVIAAVVGMLAVMVFMLVYYRGAGINADLALVLNLVILLGFMGFFHATLTLPGIAGVILTIGMGVDSNVLIFERIREEMRAGKNAAASVGNGFNHAWVTILDTHVTTLVSAFILFFVGTGPVKGFAITLAFGLLANLFTAVFVSRVIFDGVLSRKQRGEALSI; this is encoded by the coding sequence ATGCAGACCAATCTCCGCGGCAAAGTTGTCGCTATCATCGCTGTTCTTCTCGTCTTTCTGTACGGCATCTTTGGCATTCCGCACGGCAGCCTGAAACAGACCCTCACCGATCGCATCCACCTGGGTTTGGATCTGCGCGGCGGCACCCACCTGGTGCTGCAGGTGCACACGGATGAGGCCATCGCGGCGCAGAGTGACTCTGACCAGCAGCGCCTGCAGCTTTCGCTGAAAGACATAGCTCCGGCCGCGACCGTAACCAAGCCCGACGCGAAGCAGCCCGTGCTCGTGGTCAACAACGTGCCTGCCGACAAGAGCAAGGCCGTCGATGACCTGATCACCGGCAACACCTACGGCGACTACGACGTTTCCAGCCAGCAGGGCGGCTTCAAGCTGGCAATGAAGCAGTCGGCCATCAAGGCGCTGCGCGAGCGCACGCTCGACACCAGCATCGAAACCATCCGCGGCCGCGTCGACTCGCTCGGCGTTTCCGAGCCCGTGATCCAGAAGTATGGTCTTGGCGAAGACCAGATTCTCGTCGAACTGCCCGGCGTCTCGGACATCGACCAGGTCCGCCGCATCGTGCAGTCCACCGCGCGGCTTGAGATCCACGAGGTCCTCGGCACGCAGGGTCAGGCGCCGAGCTACAACACCAAGGAAGAGGCGGACGCTGCCGCGATCGGCCAGGACGCCGTGGTGCTGCAGGGCGGCAACAACGGCGACGACACCAAGTGGTGGGTGCTGCGCCGCATCCCCATCGTGCAGGGGCCTGACTTCCGCGACGCCCGCCCCAGCAAGGACGAGGCTGGTCGCGACGACGTTTCGTTCAACCTGACCACCGCCGCCGGCGACCGCTTCTATGACTACACCAGCGCCAACATCGGCAAGTACATGGCCATCGTGCTGGACAACAAGGTGAAGGAAGTCGCCAGCATCAACGGCTCCATCCGCGACAACGGCCAGATCTCCGGTGGCTTCACGCGCCAGGCCGCCAACGATCTTTCGCTCATGCTGCGCACGGGTTCCCTGCCCGCCTCCATCACCTACCTTGAGGCGCACTCCGTCGGGCCGTCGCTTGGCGCGTCGTCCATCCGACAGGGCGTGATCGCGGCCGTGGTCGGCATGCTGGCCGTCATGGTTTTCATGCTCGTCTACTACCGCGGCGCGGGCATCAACGCCGATCTTGCCCTGGTCCTGAACCTGGTTATCCTGCTGGGCTTCATGGGCTTCTTCCATGCCACGCTCACGCTGCCCGGCATCGCCGGCGTGATCCTGACCATCGGTATGGGCGTCGACTCCAACGTGCTCATCTTTGAGCGCATCCGCGAAGAGATGCGTGCCGGCAAGAACGCCGCGGCCTCGGTCGGCAACGGCTTCAATCACGCCTGGGTCACCATCCTGGACACGCACGTGACCACGCTGGTTTCGGCGTTCATCCTGTTCTTCGTGGGCACGGGACCGGTGAAGGGATTCGCGATCACGCTTGCATTTGGCTTGTTGGCCAATCTGTTTACTGCAGTCTTCGTTTCGCGCGTCATCTTTGACGGCGTGCTCAGCCGCAAGCAGCGCGGCGAAGCTCTGTCGATTTAG